Proteins from one Embleya scabrispora genomic window:
- a CDS encoding response regulator transcription factor, whose translation MTPAADTGTPPHILVVDDEPAVREALESSLRFEGYRVTLADEGVAALTAIAGDEPDLVLLDVLMPRMDGLTACRRLRARGDTLPVLMLTARDAVGDRVTGLDAGADDYLVKPFELDELLARVRALLRRSAMAGTREEARDDALAYADLRMDTASREVTRAGRTIDLTRTEYTLLELLLTHPRQVLTREQILHNVWGFDFEPASNSLDVYVMYLRRKTEAGGLPRLVHTVRGVGYVLRTAEAPS comes from the coding sequence ATGACGCCCGCCGCCGACACCGGAACGCCGCCGCACATTCTCGTCGTGGACGACGAGCCCGCCGTCCGCGAGGCCCTCGAATCCAGCCTGCGCTTCGAGGGCTACCGGGTCACCCTCGCCGACGAGGGGGTGGCCGCGCTCACCGCGATCGCGGGCGACGAACCGGACCTGGTGCTGCTCGACGTGCTGATGCCCCGCATGGACGGGCTGACCGCGTGCCGTCGACTGCGCGCCCGGGGCGACACGCTCCCGGTACTGATGCTCACCGCGCGCGACGCGGTCGGCGACCGGGTCACCGGGCTCGACGCGGGCGCGGACGACTACCTGGTCAAGCCGTTCGAGCTGGACGAGCTGCTGGCCCGGGTACGCGCGCTGCTGCGCCGCAGCGCGATGGCCGGCACGCGCGAGGAGGCCCGGGACGACGCGCTCGCCTACGCCGATCTGCGGATGGACACCGCCTCGCGCGAGGTCACCCGCGCGGGCCGGACGATCGATCTGACCCGCACCGAGTACACCCTGCTCGAACTGTTGCTCACCCACCCGCGCCAGGTGCTGACCCGGGAGCAGATCCTGCACAACGTATGGGGGTTCGACTTCGAACCCGCGTCCAATTCGCTCGACGTGTACGTGATGTACCTGCGACGCAAGACCGAGGCCGGCGGCCTGCCCCGGCTCGTGCACACCGTTCGCGGCGTCGGCTACGTCCTGCGCACCGCGGAGGCGCCGTCCTGA
- a CDS encoding enoyl-CoA hydratase family protein, producing MEPEPVRTSLDDQPDRPHPTDDPVRMTLDDGIATITLDSPANRNALSARLVARLRHHLAEAGADERVRAVVLTHTGPTFCSGMDLREAAAGGMAQGAEQLLALLRLVVEVPVPVVAHLRGNARAGGIGLVGAADLAIAPAQATFAFTEARLGLSPAVISLTTAPRMDPRSVSRYYLTGDVFDGAEAERIGLLTRAVDGPEGADEAVAALVASFRLCSRQGLVESKKLTIGALQAGFDRDGRALARRSAELFASADATEGMAAFREKRAPKWVSEGGTG from the coding sequence GTGGAGCCCGAGCCGGTACGCACGAGCCTGGACGACCAGCCCGACCGCCCGCACCCGACCGACGATCCGGTCCGGATGACCTTGGACGACGGCATCGCGACCATCACCCTCGACTCGCCCGCCAACCGCAACGCGCTGTCCGCGCGCCTGGTCGCCCGGCTGCGCCACCACCTCGCCGAGGCGGGCGCGGACGAGCGGGTGCGGGCGGTGGTCCTCACCCACACCGGGCCGACGTTCTGTTCGGGCATGGACCTGCGCGAGGCGGCGGCGGGGGGGATGGCCCAGGGCGCGGAGCAATTGCTCGCGCTGCTGCGACTGGTGGTCGAGGTGCCGGTGCCGGTGGTCGCACACCTGCGCGGCAACGCACGCGCCGGCGGGATCGGCCTGGTCGGCGCGGCGGACCTGGCGATCGCGCCGGCACAGGCCACGTTCGCGTTCACCGAGGCGCGACTCGGGCTCAGCCCGGCGGTTATCTCGCTGACCACCGCGCCGCGGATGGACCCGCGCTCGGTGTCGCGGTACTACCTCACCGGTGATGTGTTCGACGGCGCCGAGGCGGAGCGGATCGGCCTGCTCACCCGCGCGGTGGACGGCCCCGAGGGTGCGGACGAGGCGGTGGCGGCGCTGGTCGCGTCGTTCCGGCTGTGCTCGCGGCAGGGGCTGGTCGAGTCGAAGAAGTTGACGATCGGCGCGCTCCAGGCCGGATTCGACCGGGACGGGCGGGCATTGGCCCGGCGCTCGGCCGAGCTGTTCGCCTCGGCCGACGCGACGGAGGGGATGGCGGCGTTTCGGGAGAAGCGGGCGCCGAAGTGGGTGAGCGAGGGCGGCACCGGATGA
- a CDS encoding VWA domain-containing protein, which yields MTIKMRKVGAGLIGLLTTLAVVGGSAPSAMADETNSTAPPPKVELILDVSGSMKANDAGGMTRIDAAKKAFNEVVDGVPEPADFGVRVLGATYPGNDKAKGCVDTQQLAPVGRPNKVVIKNEIAKLQPTGWTPIALSLREAAKDLGTGTGTRRIVLITDGEETCAPPDPCDVARELAASGLNLVVDTLGLVPDENTRRQLSCIAEATGGTYTSVLNADELSQKVQQIVKRAVREVDETPAPVKGSPNGCQDAPLLGPGVYSDREEFGQHLWYKVPVKPNQELRATATVGADRKVARDYDVTVTAFGEDGRELVGNAGAGNGRTDVQSAGFRYPYKTDNDHAKTKTVCLVVTNAFAAQPNVATKPGLPLELTVDLVKATDSKAANVHGLGRGWVFLGVLAGFGLVSGLLAGWLRRAFKALGKAMS from the coding sequence GTGACGATCAAGATGCGAAAGGTCGGGGCCGGGTTGATCGGCCTGCTGACGACCTTGGCTGTCGTGGGCGGTTCCGCGCCGTCCGCGATGGCCGACGAGACGAATTCGACCGCGCCGCCACCGAAGGTCGAGTTGATCCTCGACGTGAGCGGCTCGATGAAGGCCAACGACGCCGGCGGGATGACCCGCATCGACGCGGCGAAGAAGGCCTTCAACGAGGTCGTGGACGGCGTCCCGGAACCGGCCGACTTCGGCGTCCGGGTGCTGGGTGCGACGTACCCGGGCAACGACAAGGCCAAGGGGTGCGTCGACACCCAGCAGTTGGCCCCGGTCGGCAGGCCCAACAAGGTCGTGATCAAGAACGAGATCGCCAAGTTGCAGCCGACCGGCTGGACGCCGATCGCACTGTCCCTGCGCGAGGCCGCCAAGGACCTGGGCACCGGCACCGGTACCCGGCGCATCGTGCTGATCACCGACGGCGAGGAGACCTGCGCGCCGCCCGACCCGTGCGACGTGGCCCGCGAGTTGGCCGCCTCCGGCCTCAACCTCGTGGTGGACACCCTCGGCCTGGTGCCCGACGAGAACACCCGCCGGCAGCTGTCCTGCATCGCCGAGGCCACCGGCGGTACGTACACCTCGGTGCTGAACGCCGACGAGTTGTCGCAGAAGGTCCAGCAGATCGTCAAGCGCGCGGTGCGCGAGGTGGACGAGACACCCGCTCCGGTCAAGGGCAGCCCGAACGGCTGCCAGGACGCCCCGCTGCTCGGGCCCGGGGTGTACAGCGACCGCGAGGAGTTCGGCCAACACCTGTGGTACAAGGTCCCGGTCAAGCCGAACCAGGAGTTGCGGGCCACCGCGACGGTCGGCGCCGACCGCAAGGTGGCGCGCGACTACGACGTGACGGTCACCGCGTTCGGCGAGGACGGCCGCGAACTGGTCGGCAACGCCGGTGCGGGCAACGGCCGTACGGACGTCCAGTCCGCCGGGTTCCGCTACCCGTACAAGACGGACAACGACCACGCGAAGACGAAGACGGTCTGTCTGGTCGTCACCAACGCGTTCGCCGCGCAGCCGAACGTGGCCACCAAGCCCGGTCTGCCGCTGGAGTTGACGGTGGACCTGGTCAAGGCCACCGACAGCAAGGCCGCGAACGTGCACGGCCTGGGCCGGGGTTGGGTGTTCCTGGGCGTGCTCGCCGGATTCGGCCTGGTCTCGGGCCTGTTGGCCGGCTGGCTGCGCCGGGCGTTCAAGGCTCTCGGAAAGGCGATGTCATGA
- a CDS encoding alpha-ketoglutarate-dependent dioxygenase AlkB family protein, whose amino-acid sequence MTDELFPVPRERVELAPGAWHVPDWLSLDEQRELVAAARSWAAPPAGMRHTVMPSGGVMSVRSVCLGLHWEPYHYSEFLPDGTPVKPFPALLGALARRAVVEVYGSVPSDPYDIGLVNHYDAGASMGLHRDADEESPAPVVSLSIGDRCVFRFGNTETRTRPWTDVELYSGDLIVFGGPSRLAYHGVPRIRPSTGDPATGLASGRLNITIRAMGRRTGR is encoded by the coding sequence GTGACCGACGAACTCTTCCCCGTGCCCCGGGAGCGGGTCGAACTCGCGCCCGGGGCCTGGCACGTACCGGATTGGCTGTCCCTGGACGAGCAGCGGGAGTTGGTGGCGGCGGCGCGATCGTGGGCCGCGCCGCCGGCCGGCATGCGGCATACCGTGATGCCTTCGGGCGGGGTGATGAGCGTGCGCAGCGTGTGCCTCGGGCTGCACTGGGAGCCGTACCACTACAGCGAGTTCCTGCCGGACGGTACGCCGGTCAAGCCGTTCCCGGCACTGCTCGGCGCGTTGGCCCGGCGGGCGGTCGTCGAGGTGTACGGGTCGGTCCCGTCCGACCCGTACGACATCGGCCTGGTCAACCACTACGACGCCGGCGCGAGCATGGGCCTGCATCGCGACGCGGACGAGGAGTCGCCGGCCCCGGTGGTATCGCTGAGCATCGGCGACAGATGCGTCTTCCGCTTCGGCAACACCGAGACCCGCACCCGCCCATGGACGGACGTAGAGCTGTACAGCGGCGACCTGATCGTCTTCGGCGGCCCATCCCGACTCGCATACCACGGCGTGCCGAGAATCCGCCCGAGCACGGGCGACCCGGCGACGGGCCTGGCGAGCGGGCGACTCAACATCACGATTCGGGCGATGGGGCGGAGGACGGGCCGATAG
- a CDS encoding sensor histidine kinase: MSRHLPLRARLALLTALAVALAVAAAAVTCWVLTRNQLREQMDRTLATTGTPFLNPRGGQATTIADICLRPAPPFQRGLLTYQVVRGDGWFCTQQGSSAVPVSPVPVTEDDKAVAANTSGTKKVVFHDATTKSGQHVRVMTQHVSRDTAVSVSRPLDEIESSLDSLATWLVAVSAIGILGAATLGLLVARAALRPVDRLTEAAEHVARTEDLDTVIPVAGKDEIARLGRSFNAMTASLQASRLRQQRLIADAGHELRTPLTSLRTNTDLLLRSEQTGRSIPPADKERLLHNVKAQLVELSDLVGDLLLLARPDHVEGRPPAEAAALHTAVERAAERARLRAPDARIVVDVSPWYVRGEPAALERAVVNLLDNALKFGGPEGVVTVRLADGRLTVRDHGPGIAAADAPYVFERFWRAPAARGLPGSGLGLSIVARTVADGGGTVTLEPAADGPGTIARIHLPGTRETPPG, from the coding sequence ATGAGCCGTCACCTGCCGCTGCGCGCCCGCCTGGCGCTGCTCACCGCGCTCGCCGTCGCCCTCGCGGTCGCGGCGGCGGCGGTGACCTGCTGGGTGCTGACCCGCAATCAGCTGCGCGAACAGATGGACCGGACCCTGGCCACCACCGGGACACCGTTCCTGAATCCGCGCGGCGGCCAGGCGACGACCATCGCGGACATCTGCCTGCGTCCCGCGCCGCCGTTCCAGCGCGGCCTGTTGACGTATCAGGTGGTGCGCGGCGACGGCTGGTTCTGCACCCAGCAGGGCAGCAGCGCGGTGCCGGTCAGCCCGGTGCCGGTGACCGAGGACGACAAGGCGGTGGCGGCGAACACGTCGGGCACGAAGAAGGTGGTCTTCCACGACGCCACCACCAAGAGCGGGCAGCACGTGCGGGTGATGACGCAGCACGTCAGCCGGGACACCGCGGTGTCCGTGTCCCGGCCGCTCGACGAGATCGAAAGTTCGCTGGACAGCCTGGCCACGTGGCTCGTCGCGGTCAGCGCGATCGGCATCCTGGGCGCCGCCACGCTGGGCCTGCTGGTCGCCCGCGCCGCGCTGAGGCCGGTGGACCGGCTCACCGAGGCGGCCGAACACGTGGCCCGCACCGAGGACTTGGACACGGTGATCCCGGTCGCGGGCAAGGACGAGATCGCCCGCCTGGGGCGCTCGTTCAACGCGATGACGGCCTCGCTCCAGGCGTCCCGGCTGCGCCAGCAGCGACTGATCGCCGACGCGGGGCACGAACTGCGCACCCCGCTCACCTCGTTGCGGACCAACACCGACCTGCTGCTGCGCAGCGAACAGACCGGGCGCTCGATCCCGCCGGCCGACAAGGAACGCCTGCTGCACAACGTGAAGGCGCAACTGGTCGAACTCTCCGACCTGGTCGGCGATCTGCTGCTGCTGGCCCGGCCGGACCACGTGGAAGGCCGGCCGCCGGCCGAGGCCGCCGCGCTGCACACCGCGGTCGAACGCGCGGCGGAGCGGGCCCGGTTGCGGGCCCCCGACGCCCGGATCGTGGTGGACGTCAGCCCCTGGTACGTGCGCGGCGAACCGGCCGCGCTGGAGCGGGCGGTGGTCAACCTGCTGGACAACGCGCTCAAGTTCGGTGGCCCGGAGGGAGTCGTGACGGTCCGGCTCGCGGACGGCCGCCTGACCGTGCGCGACCACGGCCCGGGCATCGCCGCCGCCGACGCCCCCTACGTGTTCGAACGTTTCTGGCGCGCGCCCGCCGCCCGCGGCCTGCCCGGCTCCGGCCTGGGCCTGTCCATCGTCGCCCGCACGGTGGCCGACGGCGGCGGCACGGTGACCCTGGAACCGGCCGCCGACGGCCCGGGCACGATCGCCAGGATCCACCTGCCGGGCACCCGGGAGACGCCGCCGGGCTGA
- a CDS encoding antibiotic biosynthesis monooxygenase family protein, which produces MIIEHADITVTAGREAEFEAAFLRGREVVAKSAGFRWARLVRQIESPTSYLLLIGWETLEAHTVGFRESELFPQWRGIVGEFFAVPPTIVHYESDLTPADER; this is translated from the coding sequence ATGATCATCGAACACGCGGACATCACCGTCACCGCCGGCCGCGAGGCCGAATTCGAGGCCGCGTTCCTGCGCGGGCGCGAGGTGGTCGCGAAGTCGGCCGGATTCCGCTGGGCCCGGCTGGTGCGCCAGATCGAGTCGCCCACCTCGTACCTGCTGCTGATCGGCTGGGAGACGCTGGAGGCGCACACGGTCGGCTTCCGCGAGTCGGAACTGTTCCCCCAGTGGCGCGGCATCGTCGGCGAGTTCTTCGCGGTGCCGCCGACGATCGTGCACTACGAGAGCGACCTGACGCCGGCCGACGAGCGCTGA